A single genomic interval of Sceloporus undulatus isolate JIND9_A2432 ecotype Alabama chromosome 2, SceUnd_v1.1, whole genome shotgun sequence harbors:
- the LOC121920472 gene encoding vegetative cell wall protein gp1-like, whose translation MSPPHASPCSSLPPYSSLHLSSSARSSPSSPTLFSSPLPLYPPPRHSCPAAPLCELASPHFRLRRPRPAHPTPPCPAPRASARRSRHTLPSTPRVPLPPPAPNRPPAVRAFPRAADAPQTSHQPLPLCRRSATLPAPAAGPAPRDSAPHPALAFTAHSPSRAPVPPAHARLPISPPPPPPSARAPPYALHAAPQPPRCGARRCPMHPPDDVAPCARRAPRYPALARPPAPCGPRLVLLSSPTRPTHAPPPAPSATPRALPAPATPPPPQLQPPARAPAPAATRPRPPPPPPAAAPHAAAPTPALPALPLQTRRARDPPLRPSLARRRPIRRGRTLRLMPRLLIPPALPFSPRRRRPRPPHAALSIPLPPRAAAPPRPKLIPPTPWRRRRPIMPPALAGQARRRLPRLAADPLPARAPAAVGSPPPGLPRRRSTLRGRPAWPAYPVRRPRSPTPTAPCAAPAARDLSPATAPDFGCAPRGRPGRSPAALALPSRPRRGARLRALARRTRATSILQGAPGRASGAADARAAALLPARAADPPRRTARPLSSAA comes from the coding sequence ATGTCCCCTCCTCACGCGTCGCCctgctcctccctccccccctacTCCTCTCTTCATCTCTCTAGTTCGGCCCgatcctctccctcctctccgactctcttctcctctcctctccccctctatCCCCCTCCCCGACACTCCTGCCCCGCTGCCCCCTTGTGCGAGCTTGCCTCGCCCCACTTCCGCCTACGGCGCCCCCGCCCCGCCCACCCGACCCCGCCCTGCCCGGCGCCGCGCGCTTCAGCGCGCCGCAGCCGCCACACCTTGCCCTCCACGCCCCGggtccccctccctcctcccgcTCCCAATCGCCCCCCCGCCGTGCGCGCCTTCCCTCGCGCCGCCGACGCCCCGCAGACCTCGCACCAGCCTCTTCCTCTCTGTCGCCGCAGCGCTACCCTCCCCGCCCCGGCCGCCGGCCCCGCTCCACGCGACAGCGCACCGCACCCCGCTCTTGCCTTCACCGCCCACTCACCGTCTCGGGCACCTGTCCCACCAGCGCACGCGCGCTTACCGATCTCcccgcccccaccccccccctcAGCGCGCGCGCCCCCGTACGCGCTACATGCCGCGCCGCAGCCCCCCCGTTGCGGCGCCCGGCGCTGCCCAATGCACCCCCCAGACGACGTAGCGCCCTGCGCCAGGCGCGCGCCCCGCTACCCTGCACTCGCCCGCCCCCCCGCCCCCTGCGGCCCTCGACTCGTGCTGCTGTCAAGCCCCACGCGGCCGACCCACGCGCCGCCCCCCGCCCCCAGCGCCACGCCGCGGGCGCTGCCCGCTCCTGCCACCCCGCCACCACCGCAGCTCCAGCCGCCCGCCCGCGCGCCGGCGCCCGCCGCGACCCGCCCGCGCCCGCCCCCCCCGCCGCCCGCCGCGGCACCGCACGCCGCTGCCCCCACGCCGGCCCTCCCCGCCCTTCCGCTGCAGACCCGGCGCGCTCGCGACCCACCGCTGCGGCCGTCTCTCGCTAGACGCCGCCCTATACGGCGCGGCCGCACGCTCCGCCTCATGCCGCGCCTGCTAATTCCCCCCGCGCTTCCCTTCTCACCCAGACGGCGCCGCCCCCGCCCTCCGCACGCCGCTCTCTCCATCCCGCTTCCGCCGCGCGCGGCCGCGCCGCCTCGCCCGAAGCTGATCCCTCCCACCCCCTGGCGCCGCCGACGCCCGATCATGCCCCCGGCCCTAGCTGGCCAGGCGCGCCGGCGCTTACCTCGCCTCGCGGCTGACCCGCTGCCGGCCCGCGCGCCCGCCGCTGTCGGCAGCCCGCCGCCGGGACTACCCCGCCGCCGATCCACCCTCCGCGGGCGCCCAGCGTGGCCCGCGTACCCTGTTCGCCGCCCTCGCTCTCCGACCCCGACAGCGCCATGCGCTGCCCCTGCCGCGCGAGATCTCTCGCCCGCCACCGCGCCGGACTTCGGCTGCGCCCCGCGCGGCAGGCCCGGCCGCTCGCCCGCGGCGCTCGCGCTCCCCAGCCGCCCCCGCCGCGGCGCCAGACTCCGCGCGCTGGCCCGGCGCACGCGCGCGACTAGCATCCTTCAAGGCGCCCCGGGGCGCGCCTCGGGAGCGGCCGACGCGCGCGCCGCGGCCCTCCTCCCCGCGCGCGCCGCCGACCCCCCGCGCCGCACCGCCCGCCCACTCTCCTCCGCCGCCTAA